The following coding sequences are from one bacterium window:
- a CDS encoding S8 family serine peptidase, translating into MRACSLILCGTFLLIAGAAELFAQVEPEPTAYAAGQVIVRFDKPTTLSDARATLSPSLFSPARSLVPSLNIFLVKLRDGKLSVPAALELLKANPQVRWAQADHLLSERATPNDPLFVTQWNMNQSNDADIDAPEAWDITTGGTDYHGNQIVVAVVDGGCLLTHQDLAANIWVNANEIAGNEIDDDSNGYVDDVNGWDAYASDGSIPVTNHGTHVSGIVGARSNNGVLISGVNWNVKIMLVAASSTQTSIVSIGYNYIIDQKNLWWSSAGVRGANIVATNSSFGVNYGNCESGSYPIWNDLYNEMGTIGILSSCATANFTVDVDVYGDVPTGCSSPYMISVTNTTSSDQKNSNAAYGDSTIDLGAPGTNIRSLTSNNGTGTLSGTSMSTPHVSGAIALLHSAADSVFYQFYLARPDMACFALKQILLESVDPLPGFDTLTVSGGRLNLRNALLAMADFEPPDTVLRGVHIVSPNGGEEWYSGNWVEVQWSSFGLSENVKIELNRDYPNGLWEVIFPDIQNYGIEAFLIEGETTTHVRLRVSSLLTPALSDVSDGDIHLVSPILDIVHNSLGDFEPGAGTVTCWASDSSPLLSVAGVYMFFRATGGTDFDSLDLLATGNPSEYSADLSSFAAGNYEYYVQMRDNADRPVRDPVGAPVNFHTFTVGDLCEAAIAYDDGTAEFYGWSDGGTLNDFEWAVKFTPVGVPYVLCGASVAVSHGLPDTMHSPIQVRVYDANGAGGQPGTLLWQGSHGSIGNEIGGLSAGIHWADVVIRDGGGEKLMLSVPEFYISVSNLGFGKYEAFGRDANGPNAHRSYFYDPCEVEWFSEDDTTASDNAYPGNRMIRALGYAVAPPDLVAARDGDEIKLHWSSTGAPLYNVYSSALPEGPFGFLESTTDTILTVAAVDTTGEKLFYRVQSATE; encoded by the coding sequence GTGAGAGCTTGTTCACTGATCCTATGTGGTACGTTCCTGCTGATTGCCGGAGCCGCCGAACTCTTCGCCCAAGTCGAGCCCGAGCCCACCGCCTACGCGGCGGGGCAAGTCATTGTCCGGTTCGACAAACCGACTACCCTGAGCGACGCTCGCGCCACCCTCAGTCCTTCCTTGTTTTCCCCCGCTCGCTCGCTCGTCCCATCCCTCAATATCTTCCTCGTCAAACTGCGAGACGGCAAACTCAGCGTTCCCGCCGCACTGGAGTTGCTCAAGGCGAATCCGCAGGTCCGCTGGGCACAGGCGGATCACCTCCTGAGCGAACGCGCCACGCCCAACGATCCGCTGTTCGTGACCCAGTGGAATATGAATCAGTCCAATGACGCCGACATAGATGCGCCGGAAGCCTGGGACATCACCACCGGCGGGACCGACTATCACGGAAATCAGATCGTCGTCGCCGTGGTGGACGGGGGCTGCCTGCTCACCCATCAGGACCTGGCCGCGAACATTTGGGTGAACGCGAATGAGATCGCCGGGAATGAAATTGACGACGACTCCAACGGCTACGTGGACGACGTGAACGGCTGGGACGCCTACGCGAGCGACGGCTCGATCCCGGTCACCAATCACGGTACCCACGTCAGCGGCATCGTCGGGGCGCGCAGCAACAACGGAGTTCTGATCAGCGGCGTGAACTGGAACGTCAAGATCATGCTGGTGGCGGCGTCCAGCACGCAGACCTCGATCGTTTCCATCGGCTACAACTATATCATTGACCAGAAGAATCTCTGGTGGTCCAGCGCGGGCGTGCGTGGCGCGAATATCGTCGCAACCAACAGCAGCTTCGGAGTCAACTACGGGAATTGTGAATCGGGCAGTTATCCGATCTGGAACGATCTCTACAACGAGATGGGCACGATCGGCATTCTCTCCTCCTGCGCAACCGCCAATTTCACGGTGGACGTGGACGTCTACGGCGACGTGCCGACCGGATGCTCCAGTCCCTACATGATCTCCGTCACCAATACCACCAGCTCCGACCAGAAGAATTCCAACGCCGCCTATGGCGACTCGACCATTGACCTCGGCGCGCCCGGCACCAACATCCGCAGTCTGACGTCCAACAACGGCACCGGCACGCTATCCGGCACTTCGATGTCCACTCCGCACGTCAGCGGCGCGATCGCGCTCCTTCACTCCGCGGCCGATTCGGTGTTCTACCAGTTTTATCTGGCGCGTCCCGACATGGCCTGCTTCGCCCTGAAACAGATACTACTCGAAAGTGTGGATCCGCTGCCCGGATTCGATACCTTGACGGTTTCCGGCGGACGATTGAATCTACGCAACGCGCTATTGGCGATGGCGGATTTCGAGCCGCCCGACACCGTGCTCCGGGGCGTCCATATCGTCTCTCCCAACGGCGGTGAAGAATGGTACTCCGGCAACTGGGTCGAGGTCCAATGGTCGTCCTTCGGACTCAGCGAAAACGTCAAGATCGAGCTTAACCGCGACTATCCGAATGGTTTGTGGGAAGTCATCTTTCCCGACATTCAGAATTACGGCATCGAGGCGTTCCTGATCGAAGGCGAAACCACCACCCACGTGCGTCTTCGCGTTTCCAGTCTGCTCACTCCCGCGCTGAGCGACGTTTCGGACGGCGATATTCATCTCGTCAGTCCGATTCTCGATATCGTTCACAACTCGCTGGGCGATTTCGAACCGGGCGCCGGCACCGTGACCTGCTGGGCTTCGGACAGCTCGCCGCTGCTATCGGTGGCGGGAGTGTACATGTTCTTCCGCGCGACCGGCGGCACGGACTTCGATTCGCTCGATCTCCTGGCCACCGGCAATCCCAGCGAGTATTCCGCCGATCTCAGTTCGTTCGCGGCAGGGAACTACGAATACTACGTGCAGATGCGCGACAACGCCGATCGTCCGGTGCGCGATCCGGTCGGAGCTCCCGTCAACTTCCACACCTTCACCGTCGGCGATCTCTGTGAAGCGGCCATCGCCTATGATGATGGAACGGCCGAGTTCTATGGCTGGAGCGACGGCGGGACGTTGAACGACTTCGAGTGGGCGGTGAAGTTCACTCCCGTGGGTGTTCCCTATGTCCTATGCGGGGCGAGCGTCGCGGTTTCCCACGGACTTCCCGATACGATGCACTCGCCGATTCAGGTGCGCGTGTACGATGCGAATGGAGCGGGCGGGCAGCCGGGGACGTTGCTGTGGCAAGGTTCGCACGGTTCCATCGGAAACGAGATCGGCGGTCTTTCAGCGGGAATCCATTGGGCGGATGTCGTCATCCGGGACGGCGGCGGCGAGAAGTTGATGCTCAGCGTGCCCGAATTCTATATCAGCGTCTCGAATCTGGGCTTCGGGAAATACGAAGCTTTCGGGCGGGACGCAAACGGCCCCAACGCCCATCGCTCCTACTTCTATGATCCCTGTGAGGTGGAGTGGTTCAGCGAAGACGATACGACGGCGAGTGACAATGCCTACCCCGGCAACCGGATGATTCGCGCGCTCGGTTATGCCGTAGCGCCACCCGATCTCGTTGCCGCTCGCGACGGCGACGAGATCAAGCTCCACTGGAGCAGCACCGGTGCGCCGCTTTACAACGTGTATTCGAGCGCACTGCCGGAAGGCCCGTTCGGTTTTCTGGAGTCCACGACGGATACGATTCTCACCGTCGCCGCGGTGGATACGACGGGAGAAAAACTCTTCTACCGCGTGCAGTCCGCCACCGAATAG
- a CDS encoding PAS domain-containing protein has translation MPPNLDLGPEPSRNPDLISIYDKILNHLYGVALRLDANGRIVQIGSGWDELANRTDRDDLARNSVLGRPLWDLSKDEESRSNLRMSLGSLARGQTEQAMHPLDLGNPQKPLLIQLSLSALHDDGQCMGFLAHGVDVTTEHVIRLALLDRERKLRELKATCEQHGEQVTALENEIVRLTEKLTAKDEELDMLCEQQAAYQERIESLSTQHASGEEQFTALQTQKTALERQISERNGEITALEEQVAIFQIRTADLEEKLASLSSERWETDAQRQAETSEWESTIGDLLSAFRKSPDDFHSRFCRIACETGGAVFSTLTVFASDIQRFRYVAQHGAPDFHRYMIDNSVVELALGEGPEGIAAEKGCPTKFDHLLEREDFAKWAPVAEQNGYNCIWAFPLSDEEGIYGVLQLYYAEEDAALPVPDYTRLSRICQFAVPLLRVGDTWPATADSHDEPPASAHVAKPEGFRTLASDLAEEFSNLLTGVLGHSSLVAAEMGESSTAIEDVRAIERSARGAARLTRKLSALCGAGHKAAAPFDLAAYLKTYVRDRANYFPSGAAGVALPSEPCTVHAESAVLEIMLDGMADHARRSGSGSGTPTWTLNVEHESARLSLTYSGPAALPGWWDDGLTPTHHRAQLHEIAFSREAAQAHGGSLQFIESDGTTQIILMLPLAVKKIGQQAG, from the coding sequence GTGCCGCCGAATCTTGATTTGGGGCCTGAACCGTCCCGCAATCCAGACCTGATCTCTATTTACGACAAGATCTTGAATCACCTTTATGGGGTGGCTTTGCGGCTTGATGCGAATGGCCGCATCGTTCAGATCGGTTCCGGTTGGGACGAGCTTGCAAACCGCACCGACCGCGACGATTTGGCCCGCAATTCGGTGCTCGGCAGACCGCTTTGGGACCTGTCCAAGGATGAGGAGTCACGCTCAAACCTGCGGATGTCGCTGGGTTCACTGGCCCGCGGGCAAACGGAACAGGCCATGCATCCGCTGGACTTGGGGAATCCGCAGAAACCGCTGCTGATCCAGCTCTCGCTCAGCGCTCTCCACGACGATGGCCAGTGCATGGGCTTTCTGGCCCACGGAGTGGACGTGACCACCGAACACGTCATCCGCCTGGCACTACTCGACCGCGAACGAAAGCTCCGCGAACTCAAGGCTACCTGTGAACAGCATGGCGAGCAGGTCACTGCGCTCGAAAACGAGATTGTCAGACTCACCGAGAAGCTGACCGCCAAGGACGAAGAACTCGATATGCTCTGCGAGCAACAGGCCGCGTACCAAGAGCGGATCGAGTCGCTCAGTACTCAGCATGCATCCGGCGAAGAGCAATTCACCGCCCTGCAAACCCAGAAGACGGCTCTCGAGCGGCAAATCAGTGAAAGGAACGGAGAGATCACGGCCCTCGAAGAGCAAGTCGCGATTTTCCAGATTCGCACCGCCGATCTGGAAGAGAAGCTGGCATCTCTTTCGTCCGAGCGGTGGGAGACCGATGCGCAGCGTCAGGCCGAAACCTCCGAGTGGGAGAGTACGATCGGCGACCTGCTTTCCGCGTTCCGCAAGTCTCCCGACGATTTCCACTCCCGATTCTGCCGCATCGCGTGCGAGACGGGCGGAGCCGTTTTCTCGACGCTGACGGTGTTCGCCAGTGATATTCAACGCTTCCGCTACGTCGCCCAGCATGGAGCCCCCGATTTCCACCGGTACATGATTGACAATTCCGTCGTCGAGTTGGCGCTTGGCGAAGGACCGGAAGGGATCGCCGCCGAGAAGGGCTGTCCGACCAAGTTCGATCACCTGCTCGAGCGCGAAGACTTTGCGAAGTGGGCTCCCGTCGCCGAGCAGAACGGCTATAACTGCATTTGGGCTTTTCCGCTCTCCGACGAGGAGGGAATCTACGGAGTCCTGCAGCTCTACTATGCCGAGGAGGATGCGGCTCTTCCCGTGCCGGACTACACGCGGTTGAGCCGGATCTGCCAGTTTGCCGTCCCGCTCCTCCGCGTAGGGGATACGTGGCCGGCAACGGCAGACTCGCATGACGAACCGCCCGCGTCGGCGCACGTCGCAAAGCCTGAGGGCTTCCGGACGCTGGCTTCCGATCTGGCCGAGGAATTCAGCAATCTTCTGACCGGCGTTCTGGGCCATTCGTCGCTGGTGGCGGCGGAGATGGGGGAATCCAGTACGGCGATCGAAGACGTCCGCGCCATCGAGCGCTCGGCCCGCGGAGCGGCTCGTCTGACGCGCAAACTCTCGGCCCTGTGCGGAGCGGGTCACAAGGCGGCGGCGCCCTTCGATCTGGCCGCGTATTTGAAAACATACGTTCGCGACCGCGCGAACTACTTTCCCTCCGGGGCGGCGGGAGTCGCGCTCCCCAGCGAGCCGTGCACGGTGCACGCCGAGAGTGCCGTGCTCGAGATCATGCTCGACGGAATGGCCGATCATGCCCGCCGGTCAGGCAGCGGATCGGGAACTCCGACGTGGACGCTGAACGTGGAACACGAATCGGCCCGACTCTCGCTTACGTACTCGGGACCGGCGGCGCTTCCCGGTTGGTGGGACGACGGCTTGACTCCGACTCATCATCGGGCACAACTTCACGAAATCGCTTTCTCCCGCGAGGCCGCACAGGCGCACGGCGGTTCGCTTCAGTTCATCGAGAGCGACGGCACCACTCAGATCATTCTCATGCTACCTCTGGCAGTGAAGAAGATAGGACAGCAGGCAGGGTAG